One genomic segment of Erythrolamprus reginae isolate rEryReg1 chromosome 2, rEryReg1.hap1, whole genome shotgun sequence includes these proteins:
- the LMOD3 gene encoding leiomodin-3 gives MSDLSQNSDQEDVCSGEIDEDEILANLSPEELRELQSEMEVMAPDPKVPVGMIQKDQTEKPPTGNFDHRSLVDYLYWEKASRRMHENERVPVTLLPSERPIREYSEENVANSSSEKPTANDAANEDIYDYKKNKQMNEEEEEKEEEEEEEEEEEEEEEEEEEEEEEEEEEEEEKIEESEKRDLETKKLHENGKNTQETKGSYTEDGEKEGENEKKVSKLNIPKKLALDTSFIKLSARPSGNQTNLEGSLVRVRRNDSEMTELNLNNIENIPKEMLVDFVNAMKKNKHIKTFSLANVGADDNVAFALANMLRENRSITTLNIDSNFISGKGIVAIMRCLQYNEKLTELRFHNQRGMLGHQSEMEIARLLKANPTLLKIGYHFELPGPRMVVTNLLSRNLDKQRQKRMEEQKLQQLKQQKEFIAMLENGLGLPPGMWELLGGPIPASMMPLPMQLPTPPVPKAPPVGRRNEPAVREEPEEESNSDLPAFKIVKLKRTKRKPTIQEYVEPAEKTNLKDVIKTLKPIPRRRPPPLVETTPRDKLLKDIRQSNVAYLKPVPVPKELE, from the exons ATGTCTGACCTCAGCCAAAACTCCGACCAAGAGGATGTCTGTTCGGGAGAGATAGATGAAGATGAAATCTTAGCAAACCTATCTCCTGAGGAACTGAGGGAACTACAGTCTGAAATGGAAGTCATGGCTCCAGACCCCAAAGTGCCAGTCGGAATGATACAGAAGGACCAGACGGAGAAACCCCCAACAGGAAACTTTGATCACAGATCTCTTGTTGATTACCTGTATTGGGAGAAGGCCTCCAGACGAATGCATGAGAATGAAAGGGTGCCAGTCACGCTATTACCCTCAGAG AGACCCATCAGAGAATATTCTGAAGAAAATGTTGCCAATAGTAGCAGTGAAAAGCCAACAGCCAATGATGCTGCAAATGAAGATATATATGATTAcaaaaagaacaaacaaatgaatgaggaagaagaggagaaggaagaagaagaggaagaagaagaagaggaggaggaagaggaggaggaggaagaggaggaggaagaag aagaagaagaagaagaagaagagaaaatagaagaatcaGAGAAGAGAGATCTAGAAACAAAAAAACTTCATGAGAATGGCAAGAACACCCAGGAAACTAAAGGATCATACACAGAAGATggtgaaaaagaaggagaaaatgaaaagaaagtttCAAAATTAAATATTCCCAAAAAATTAGCTCTAGACACTAGTTTTATTAAATTAAGTGCACGCCCTTCAGGAAATCAAACTAATTTAGAAGGGAGTCTAGTAAGAGTCCGTAGAAATGACTCAGAAATGACAGAACTCAACTTAAACAATATTGAGAACATCCCCAAGGAGATGCTAGTGGACTTTGTCAATGCCATGAAGAAGAACAAGCACATCAAAACATTCAGTTTAGCCAACGTTGGGGCAGACGACAATGTAGCTTTTGCTTTGGCCAACATGCTGCGGGAAAATAGGAGTATTACCACTCTGAATATCGATTCCAATTTCATCTCAGGTAAAGGGATTGTTGCCATCATGAGATGCCTGCAGTACAACGAGAAGCTTACGGAGCTACGTTTCCACAATCAGAGAGGTATGTTGGGTCATCAGTCAGAAATGGAGATTGCCAGACTGCTGAAAGCCAACCCTACGCTTCTTAAGATAGGCTACCACTTTGAACTTCCAGGACCCAGAATGGTGGTGACTAATCTCCTCAGCAGAAACCTTGATAAGCAGAGACAGAAAAGGATGGAGGAGCAAAAATTGCAACAGTTAAAGCAGCAGAAGGAATTCATTGCCATGTTGGAGAACGGACTTGGGTTGCCTCCGGGGATGTGGGAATTGCTAGGAGGACCGATACCGGCTTCAATGATGCCTCTTCCAATGCAACTTCCAACGCCACCAGTTCCCAAAGCCCCACCTGTTGGCCGAAGAAATGAACCTGCTGTAAGAGAAGAACCTGAAGAGGAAAGCAACAGTGACCTTCCCGCTTTCAAGATAGTGAAGCTCAAGAGGACGAAGCGCAAACCTACTATCCAGGAATATGTAGAGCCAGCTGAAAAAACCAATCTCAAAGATGTGATTAAGACCCTAAAACCTATTCCGAGAAGGCGGCCCCCTCCTTTGGTTGAGACCACTCCAAGAGACAAGCTACTTAAGGATATTCGCCAGAGTAATGTAGCTTATTTGAAACCG